Proteins encoded in a region of the Puniceibacterium sp. IMCC21224 genome:
- a CDS encoding enoyl-CoA hydratase/isomerase family protein, whose product MTKETGATETGDIRITLADDGGLEIVIDRPDAGNALTAAMTDALADAIAAPPDGAKFIVLQGAGADFCAGRVSPMPKDAGPKTPEQIRSRVADPVLDFYDTVRRTPLPVIAAVRGRAHGVGCALAGLADIVLADDSADFRIPEMARDIPPLLVGAALAGRLPRAALARLIYGRESIDAATALQMGLACEICTAAGMEASLQTWRARLADNSPTVLATVKRFLNLVPETGFAGLREYAAVANSAAVSERFIVPKG is encoded by the coding sequence AGGTGCAACAGAAACTGGCGACATCCGCATCACGCTGGCCGACGATGGCGGTCTTGAGATCGTGATCGACCGACCGGACGCGGGCAATGCACTGACCGCCGCGATGACCGATGCACTGGCCGATGCCATCGCCGCGCCCCCCGACGGCGCGAAGTTTATCGTGCTACAGGGCGCAGGCGCGGATTTCTGCGCTGGCCGCGTGTCACCGATGCCAAAGGATGCCGGACCAAAGACACCCGAGCAGATCCGGAGCCGCGTCGCGGATCCGGTGCTGGACTTTTACGACACTGTGCGCCGCACGCCGCTGCCGGTCATCGCCGCAGTGCGCGGGCGCGCCCATGGGGTCGGCTGCGCGCTGGCCGGGCTGGCCGACATCGTGCTGGCGGATGACAGCGCGGATTTCCGCATCCCCGAAATGGCCCGAGATATTCCGCCGCTACTGGTCGGCGCGGCGTTGGCCGGTCGGCTGCCGCGCGCGGCGCTGGCACGTCTGATCTATGGCCGCGAGAGCATCGACGCCGCGACGGCGTTGCAAATGGGTCTGGCTTGCGAAATCTGCACGGCCGCCGGGATGGAGGCCAGCCTGCAAACTTGGCGCGCCCGGCTGGCTGACAACAGTCCGACGGTGCTGGCCACTGTAAAACGCTTTTTGAACCTCGTGCCCGAAACCGGGTTTGCGGGACTGCGCGAATACGCCGCCGTCGCCAATTCGGCCGCCGTGTCCGAGCGGTTCATCGTACCGAAAGGGTGA
- a CDS encoding TRAP transporter fused permease subunit: MSDNTSKWRDLHGAEKILGLGALLLPVLLASLWAVEVQRWIGVLIYKEQFLGLMLASGLTAVFVNIRARRSENGARVPWYDWILVAISLAGTLYVVINYHWLIYEMSGLEPLRIALGALLILAIFEAVRRLIGWTLIIVAVFFLLYARFGGMMPGIFAVPSSSWERIVIYSYLDTTALFGLPLDVAANTIVTFILFGAMLRITKGDTFITDLALCMMGKYRGGPAKVSVAASTLFGTVSGSAVSNVAVVGPISIPMMEKSGYPREQAAAIEAVSSTGGQIMPPVMGITAFLMADFLSVPYSDVVLAALLPALLYYVAVFVQVDLEAGKRGLRGISVADLPRFVATLKRGFGFIVPLGVLIYGVMFAFWAPGKAGLAAAAAALLVGMIDPRARPNRAEIFGALVDTGRTVTSILILTAIAGLVIGALQLAGLAYSMSSILLALAGNSVLLILLMTAVICVVLGMALPTAVIYTMLAVLVAPALVDLGVDRMAAHLFIFYMGMLSMITPPVCFASFTAAAIAGANFWKTAIVGMRYGVAAYLLPFVFPFSMGLLMEGTFLEIAWAVASAVLGLTAISAGLVGYLFRPLNPVFRVALIGAGFVGMMSPFGSQLGEMMNLGGLAVCVLIALVEWFAVARLRSTPNRA, translated from the coding sequence ATGTCCGACAATACCTCAAAATGGCGTGATCTGCACGGCGCCGAGAAAATACTGGGGCTGGGGGCGCTTTTGCTGCCCGTGCTGCTCGCATCGCTCTGGGCGGTCGAGGTACAGCGCTGGATCGGCGTGCTGATCTACAAGGAACAGTTTTTGGGGCTGATGCTGGCGTCGGGTCTGACAGCGGTGTTCGTCAACATCCGCGCCCGGCGCAGCGAAAACGGCGCTCGCGTGCCGTGGTACGACTGGATACTGGTCGCGATATCGCTGGCCGGAACGCTCTATGTCGTGATCAACTATCACTGGCTGATCTACGAGATGTCGGGGCTGGAGCCGCTGCGCATCGCTTTGGGCGCGTTGCTGATCCTCGCGATATTCGAGGCAGTACGGCGGCTGATCGGCTGGACCCTGATCATCGTGGCGGTGTTCTTTCTGCTGTATGCGCGCTTTGGCGGGATGATGCCCGGGATCTTTGCCGTGCCGTCGTCCAGCTGGGAACGGATCGTGATCTATTCCTACCTCGACACCACGGCGCTGTTCGGCCTGCCGCTGGACGTGGCGGCCAATACCATCGTCACCTTCATCCTGTTTGGGGCGATGCTGCGGATAACCAAGGGTGACACTTTTATCACCGATCTCGCGCTGTGCATGATGGGCAAGTATCGCGGTGGCCCGGCCAAGGTATCGGTCGCCGCCTCAACGCTGTTCGGTACGGTGTCGGGCAGTGCGGTGTCGAACGTCGCAGTGGTTGGCCCGATTTCGATCCCGATGATGGAAAAATCCGGCTACCCCCGCGAACAGGCCGCCGCGATTGAGGCGGTGTCGTCCACCGGCGGGCAGATCATGCCGCCGGTGATGGGGATCACCGCGTTCCTGATGGCGGATTTCCTGTCGGTGCCCTACAGCGACGTGGTTCTGGCGGCATTGCTGCCTGCGCTGCTCTATTACGTCGCGGTCTTTGTTCAGGTCGACCTTGAGGCGGGCAAGCGCGGATTGCGTGGCATCTCCGTGGCCGACCTGCCGCGGTTTGTTGCAACGCTCAAACGGGGGTTCGGTTTTATCGTGCCGCTGGGCGTGTTGATCTATGGCGTGATGTTCGCCTTTTGGGCACCAGGCAAGGCCGGACTGGCTGCTGCTGCGGCGGCGCTTCTGGTCGGGATGATCGACCCACGGGCGCGGCCCAACCGGGCCGAAATCTTTGGCGCGTTGGTCGATACCGGACGGACCGTCACCAGCATTCTGATCCTGACAGCGATTGCCGGTCTGGTGATCGGGGCGCTGCAGCTGGCTGGGCTGGCCTATTCGATGTCGTCAATCCTGCTGGCGCTGGCGGGCAACAGCGTGCTGCTGATCCTGCTGATGACAGCGGTGATCTGCGTGGTGCTGGGCATGGCCCTGCCGACGGCGGTGATCTACACCATGCTTGCGGTGCTGGTGGCACCCGCGCTGGTCGATCTGGGCGTCGACCGGATGGCGGCGCATCTGTTCATCTTTTACATGGGCATGTTGTCGATGATCACGCCGCCGGTTTGTTTCGCCTCGTTCACTGCGGCGGCAATCGCCGGCGCGAACTTTTGGAAAACCGCCATCGTCGGAATGCGCTACGGCGTCGCCGCCTATCTGCTGCCCTTTGTCTTTCCGTTCTCGATGGGCCTGCTGATGGAGGGCACGTTCCTTGAGATCGCCTGGGCCGTGGCGTCGGCGGTGCTGGGGCTGACGGCGATTTCGGCAGGGCTGGTCGGCTATCTCTTTCGCCCGCTGAACCCGGTGTTCCGGGTGGCACTGATCGGGGCTGGCTTTGTCGGGATGATGTCACCTTTTGGCAGCCAGCTGGGCGAGATGATGAACCTGGGCGGTCTGGCGGTCTGCGTGCTGATCGCGCTGGTCGAATGGTTCGCCGTCGCGCGCCTGCGCAGCACCCCCAACCGGGCCTGA
- a CDS encoding TAXI family TRAP transporter solute-binding subunit codes for MKLARITILAATVGLTLGTAAVQAQTIAMATDKQGTTFNTVGSGVAKVVSQNSGLNVIVRPYAGPAAWAPIVNNGEVPFGMMSANSAFQAFSGENEAGKAYRDLRVIRAGGASLMLGFAVRADGPIKSYADLKGARVSSDFGGHLSINNSLTASLKVAGYTWDDVTEVPVSGANDGLDALVADRLDATWASVGQPRAREADTQIGVRYLSVPETGEEAAIYQEIVFPGARMAVAQDGVAPGIVGPTRLLSYDSYLVSASAASDQMVTDMLQALWDHSDDLFDVHPSMRGFTNDNAVTNAPVMPYHPAAVAFYKSKGVWTDEDQARQDKLLAAAAS; via the coding sequence ATGAAACTTGCAAGAATTACCATTCTCGCCGCGACAGTCGGCCTGACGCTGGGCACTGCCGCCGTGCAGGCGCAGACCATCGCGATGGCAACGGACAAACAGGGCACGACGTTCAACACCGTCGGCTCGGGCGTGGCCAAGGTGGTCAGCCAGAACAGCGGGCTGAACGTCATCGTGCGACCCTATGCCGGACCCGCCGCCTGGGCGCCAATCGTAAACAACGGCGAAGTGCCGTTCGGCATGATGTCGGCCAACAGCGCCTTTCAGGCGTTCAGCGGCGAAAACGAGGCCGGCAAGGCCTATCGCGACCTGCGCGTGATCCGGGCCGGCGGTGCCAGCCTGATGCTGGGCTTTGCGGTGCGGGCCGATGGCCCGATCAAGAGCTATGCCGATCTCAAGGGCGCGCGCGTGTCGTCGGATTTCGGCGGTCACCTGTCGATCAACAACTCGCTGACTGCTTCGCTCAAGGTGGCGGGCTACACTTGGGATGACGTGACCGAAGTACCGGTGTCCGGGGCCAACGACGGACTGGATGCGCTGGTCGCGGATCGGCTCGATGCCACCTGGGCGTCGGTCGGCCAGCCGCGCGCACGCGAAGCGGACACTCAGATCGGCGTGCGCTATTTGTCGGTGCCCGAAACTGGCGAAGAGGCGGCGATCTATCAGGAAATTGTCTTTCCCGGGGCCCGGATGGCCGTGGCGCAAGACGGCGTCGCACCGGGCATCGTCGGGCCGACCCGGCTGTTGTCGTATGACAGCTACCTGGTCTCGGCCAGCGCGGCTTCGGACCAGATGGTGACCGATATGTTGCAGGCGCTGTGGGACCATTCCGACGACCTGTTCGACGTGCATCCGTCGATGCGCGGCTTCACCAATGACAACGCAGTGACCAATGCGCCGGTGATGCCGTACCATCCCGCTGCGGTCGCGTTCTACAAGTCCAAGGGCGTCTGGACCGACGAGGATCAGGCCCGCCAGGACAAGCTGCTGGCCGCCGCCGCCAGCTGA
- a CDS encoding alpha/beta hydrolase, which yields MTEETLWQRRACVVTYTEATKATEVYGFAGNSGKVNLEGQLLAGDMPSDTVFIFMHPTSTLQLLPMPMALADSGVHVLCAASRYARNDTALIMEKVVLDLGAWIRHARDVMGYARVVLVGWSGGGSLSLFYQAQAEAPTITHTPAGDPVDLTTAGLIPADGVIFIAAHLSRAETMTEWLDPSVRDEMNPDDRDLELDIYSPDCPNKPPFSPEFIARFRDAQRARNRRITKAAQDMLADLKARGGDEVERPFITHRTMCDVRWLDPAIDPNGRKPGWCYMGVPQTVNVGPVGLGRFATLRSWLSQWAYDLSNARGPLNAARIRRTPVLQIVNQADDAVPASHNPAIRDALATADKTYVEIDGATHYYLGQPELLARCVAEVLDWSRTRDLLT from the coding sequence ATGACCGAAGAAACCCTGTGGCAGCGCCGCGCCTGTGTCGTGACCTACACCGAAGCGACCAAGGCGACCGAGGTTTACGGCTTTGCCGGCAATTCCGGCAAGGTCAATCTCGAAGGCCAGCTGCTGGCCGGGGATATGCCCTCGGACACGGTGTTCATCTTCATGCATCCGACATCGACCCTGCAACTGCTGCCGATGCCGATGGCACTGGCGGATTCCGGGGTGCACGTTCTTTGCGCCGCCAGCCGGTATGCCCGCAATGACACCGCGCTGATCATGGAAAAGGTGGTGCTGGATCTGGGCGCCTGGATACGCCACGCACGCGATGTGATGGGCTATGCCAGGGTGGTGCTGGTTGGCTGGTCCGGCGGCGGATCGCTGTCGCTGTTCTATCAGGCACAGGCCGAGGCGCCGACCATCACCCACACCCCCGCAGGCGACCCGGTCGACCTGACCACCGCCGGGCTGATCCCGGCAGACGGGGTGATCTTCATCGCCGCCCATCTCAGCCGTGCCGAGACCATGACTGAATGGCTCGACCCGTCGGTGCGGGACGAGATGAACCCGGACGACCGCGATCTCGAACTGGACATCTACAGCCCTGACTGCCCCAACAAACCACCGTTTTCGCCCGAATTCATCGCCCGTTTCCGCGATGCACAGCGCGCCCGCAACCGACGCATCACCAAAGCGGCGCAGGACATGCTGGCCGACCTCAAGGCCCGCGGCGGAGACGAGGTCGAGCGGCCCTTTATCACCCACCGCACCATGTGCGACGTGCGCTGGCTGGACCCTGCCATCGACCCGAACGGGCGCAAGCCCGGCTGGTGCTATATGGGTGTGCCGCAAACGGTCAATGTCGGCCCGGTGGGTCTGGGCCGGTTCGCGACGCTGCGCTCCTGGCTCAGCCAGTGGGCCTATGATCTATCCAACGCGCGCGGTCCGCTGAACGCGGCGCGAATCCGGCGCACGCCGGTGTTGCAGATCGTCAATCAGGCTGATGACGCTGTCCCTGCCAGCCACAACCCGGCGATCCGTGACGCGCTAGCCACCGCAGACAAGACCTATGTCGAGATCGACGGGGCCACGCATTATTACCTCGGCCAGCCCGAGCTGCTGGCGCGCTGCGTGGCCGAAGTTCTGGACTGGTCGCGAACGCGGGATCTGCTGACATAA
- a CDS encoding FAD-dependent monooxygenase → MEKEQHVIIAGAGIGGLTAALALLRRGIDVDVYEQAAELKELGAGIQMAANGTRLLIELGLEEALLPIVSLAAGKEVRIWNTGQTWKLFNLGEDSIRRFDAPYWMVHRGQLHTVLMNAVEALKPGAIHTGARVTGYTQGAGAVTLHIDGQPDATGTILIGADGVHSVLREQISDSPKAQFTGLMAWRGLVPMDALPEELRRPVGTNWIGPGGHVITYPICSGDYLNFVGLVENPEWTRESWSEAGTVDEALADFQAWHPLVQEVVRNLDTPYRWALVGRAPLTNWTDGRVTLMGDACHPTLPFLAQGAIMAIEDGVVLARCIEAFGDDPQKALSTYEDLRIERTTAIVNGSNANLDRFHNRALADPIQAAEYVEREWAPEKVRVRYDWLFEYDANTVPLTPKATLQTA, encoded by the coding sequence GTGGAGAAAGAGCAGCATGTTATCATCGCAGGGGCCGGAATTGGCGGGCTGACCGCAGCGCTCGCCCTACTGCGGCGGGGCATCGACGTCGATGTGTACGAACAGGCCGCCGAGTTGAAGGAACTTGGCGCCGGGATTCAGATGGCCGCGAATGGCACCCGGCTGCTGATCGAACTGGGGCTCGAAGAGGCGCTGTTGCCGATCGTCAGCCTGGCGGCGGGCAAAGAGGTGCGGATTTGGAACACTGGCCAGACTTGGAAGCTTTTTAACCTCGGCGAAGATTCGATCCGTCGGTTCGACGCGCCCTACTGGATGGTGCATCGGGGCCAGCTTCATACGGTGCTGATGAATGCGGTCGAGGCGCTCAAGCCGGGTGCGATTCACACCGGTGCGCGTGTCACCGGCTATACGCAGGGCGCGGGCGCCGTGACGCTGCACATCGACGGTCAACCCGACGCAACCGGCACCATTCTGATCGGTGCCGACGGCGTGCATTCAGTGTTGCGCGAACAGATTTCCGACAGCCCCAAGGCGCAGTTTACAGGGCTGATGGCCTGGCGCGGTCTGGTGCCGATGGATGCGCTCCCCGAGGAATTGCGCCGCCCCGTCGGCACCAACTGGATCGGTCCGGGCGGTCATGTGATCACCTATCCGATCTGTTCTGGCGATTACCTGAACTTTGTTGGTTTGGTCGAAAACCCGGAATGGACCCGCGAAAGCTGGTCCGAGGCCGGCACGGTCGACGAAGCGTTGGCCGATTTCCAGGCCTGGCACCCGCTGGTGCAGGAGGTGGTGCGCAACCTCGACACGCCGTATCGCTGGGCGCTGGTCGGGCGCGCGCCGCTGACCAACTGGACCGACGGTCGCGTCACATTGATGGGCGACGCCTGCCACCCGACGCTGCCGTTCCTGGCGCAGGGCGCGATCATGGCGATCGAGGATGGCGTGGTGCTGGCCCGCTGCATCGAAGCCTTTGGCGATGACCCGCAAAAGGCGCTCAGCACTTACGAAGACCTGCGCATCGAACGTACAACAGCGATTGTCAACGGCTCGAACGCCAACCTTGACCGGTTCCACAACCGTGCGTTGGCCGATCCGATTCAGGCGGCCGAATATGTGGAACGCGAATGGGCGCCGGAAAAGGTACGGGTCCGCTATGACTGGCTGTTCGAATATGACGCCAACACTGTGCCACTGACGCCCAAGGCGACGCTTCAGACCGCCTGA
- a CDS encoding UbiX family flavin prenyltransferase, with product MPADKRIIVGITGASGVIYGVRCLQMLREIEGVETHAVISPAAFLTAQTEIDMTSQELRALPDVLHSFRDIGASIASGSFRTEGMLVAPCSVKTLSGIANCYADQLLVRAADVCLKERRRLVLMLRETPLHAGHIALMSTVTQAGAIIMPPVPAFYSRPASLDEMVSHTVGRALDLFDIDTGAVKRWKDAQAD from the coding sequence GTGCCAGCGGACAAACGGATTATCGTCGGAATTACCGGAGCTTCGGGCGTGATTTACGGCGTACGCTGCCTACAGATGCTACGCGAGATCGAGGGGGTCGAGACGCACGCGGTGATCTCGCCCGCAGCGTTCCTGACGGCACAGACCGAAATCGACATGACCTCGCAAGAACTGCGCGCGCTGCCTGACGTGCTGCATTCGTTCCGCGACATCGGCGCCTCGATTGCGTCGGGGTCGTTCCGCACCGAGGGGATGCTGGTCGCGCCCTGTTCGGTCAAGACGCTGTCGGGCATCGCCAATTGTTATGCCGACCAGCTGCTGGTGCGGGCGGCGGATGTCTGCCTCAAGGAGCGTCGTCGGCTGGTCCTGATGCTGCGTGAAACGCCGTTGCATGCCGGACACATCGCGCTGATGTCGACCGTCACGCAGGCCGGAGCGATCATCATGCCGCCGGTGCCTGCATTTTACAGCCGTCCGGCGTCTCTGGACGAGATGGTGAGCCATACCGTCGGACGGGCGCTGGACCTCTTCGACATCGACACCGGCGCGGTCAAACGCTGGAAGGACGCTCAGGCAGATTAG
- a CDS encoding TIGR02444 family protein, which translates to MDLWTFAIETYGQDGISADCLRVQDTLDIDVPLLLWAAWAAVSGHVVDAATLNAADALASPWRDQVVRPLRAVRRQLKQGPAPAPCPVTEALRDKVKAAELSAEKIQLDTLATLTLRPGVADPITALRRTADRFASRDLTPDEDAILARLAAAAERVLPPA; encoded by the coding sequence ATGGACCTGTGGACCTTTGCCATCGAAACCTACGGTCAGGACGGCATCAGCGCCGATTGCCTGCGGGTGCAGGACACGCTGGACATCGATGTGCCGCTGTTGCTCTGGGCGGCATGGGCTGCCGTGTCGGGCCATGTGGTCGATGCTGCCACGCTCAACGCGGCTGACGCGTTGGCATCCCCGTGGCGGGATCAGGTGGTCAGACCGCTGCGTGCGGTGCGACGGCAGCTGAAACAGGGGCCAGCCCCCGCCCCCTGCCCCGTGACCGAAGCGTTGCGCGACAAGGTCAAGGCGGCAGAACTATCGGCGGAAAAGATCCAGCTGGATACCTTGGCAACCCTGACATTGCGACCGGGGGTCGCTGACCCGATAACAGCGCTGCGGCGGACCGCCGACCGTTTTGCCTCCCGCGATCTGACCCCCGACGAAGACGCCATCCTCGCGCGTCTGGCAGCAGCCGCGGAACGGGTGCTACCACCGGCCTAG
- a CDS encoding GntR family transcriptional regulator has translation MTDRETPADDQIDTDQIDGDGLTNDLVRAPLHEQVKERILRRIILGTWGEGHVLPPETELARQFGVSYGTIRRAMTDLTHQGVIMRRRKTGTVVTGRTPNHTMSQFYRYYRLHSNDGGLVTSDTRMIDVCHRAATPAEVERLELRQGAPVAFMRRQRMHDGRIVMVDRVTLPLAHAPDFPSQIEEVPALLYKWLLENHGLRIAAVRERLAARLATSEDLQLLHLPDAGVRAVLDIDAVSYDSMNRPLVAIQHTALTEDHCYINEIR, from the coding sequence ATGACGGACAGAGAGACGCCTGCCGATGATCAAATAGACACTGACCAAATAGACGGTGACGGGCTGACAAATGACCTTGTGAGGGCGCCGTTGCATGAACAGGTCAAGGAACGCATCCTGCGCCGGATCATTCTGGGTACCTGGGGTGAGGGCCATGTGCTGCCGCCAGAGACCGAACTCGCCCGGCAATTTGGTGTGTCATATGGCACAATCCGCCGCGCTATGACGGATCTGACCCATCAGGGCGTGATCATGCGCCGTCGCAAGACCGGCACCGTCGTGACCGGACGGACGCCGAACCACACGATGTCGCAATTCTATCGCTACTATCGATTGCATTCCAATGATGGCGGGTTGGTGACGTCGGACACCCGGATGATTGATGTTTGCCACCGCGCTGCCACCCCTGCCGAGGTCGAGCGGCTGGAGCTGCGGCAAGGTGCGCCGGTCGCGTTTATGCGTCGCCAGCGCATGCATGACGGGCGGATCGTCATGGTGGATCGCGTGACTTTACCGCTCGCACATGCGCCAGATTTCCCGTCTCAGATCGAGGAGGTGCCGGCGCTGTTGTACAAATGGCTGCTAGAGAACCATGGCTTGCGCATCGCCGCAGTGCGAGAGCGTCTCGCCGCGCGTTTGGCGACATCCGAGGATTTGCAGTTGCTGCATTTGCCTGACGCAGGCGTTCGCGCGGTGCTGGACATCGACGCTGTGTCCTATGATTCGATGAACCGCCCGTTGGTGGCGATTCAGCACACGGCACTGACCGAAGATCACTGCTATATCAACGAGATCCGCTGA
- a CDS encoding M20 family metallopeptidase: MFDDLPAPDVQSMMAALSRLVACATPMPPGDGYGAFADLIETQFATFGGTATRVEVPTDLWHGPGLSGARINLLLTPDLPGTKGLPEALIYFHTDTAPAGDGWSVPPFTVTNRNGKLLGRGTADMKGTIVAVHDALTRLSHSGAGNMVYRPVLAFCTDEEGGRYPGIRHLAETTRLPDVLLNLNGSAEPRIWAGCVGSYDITVTITGLASHSGEPQRGVNAAEIALPVMLSLQDLKYEVELRETALPAPPWVDGPLRARLNITAIHAGDKGSAIPGACQFTINRRYTAEEDEAAVLQEIRATIAAQLDTSAALDWQMQVTGHLPPVSDPDGSATGRWTRARARAFDLPESAFTRYGSGTSSDFGWVQKAGLRHMLLGGLSRPDRNVHAADEFTTVQDLCELSDAIAYFLADIP, translated from the coding sequence ATGTTCGATGACCTCCCTGCTCCTGATGTTCAGAGCATGATGGCGGCGCTCTCTCGATTGGTCGCCTGCGCCACACCGATGCCGCCTGGTGACGGGTATGGTGCCTTCGCCGATCTGATCGAAACTCAGTTTGCCACGTTTGGCGGCACCGCCACACGCGTCGAAGTACCGACCGACCTTTGGCACGGCCCCGGCCTGTCCGGCGCGCGGATAAATCTGCTGCTCACGCCCGATCTGCCCGGTACAAAGGGGCTCCCCGAGGCGCTTATCTATTTTCATACCGATACCGCACCTGCGGGCGACGGATGGTCGGTGCCGCCGTTCACTGTGACCAACCGGAATGGCAAGCTGCTTGGCCGCGGCACTGCCGACATGAAGGGCACAATCGTCGCAGTGCATGATGCGCTGACCAGGTTGTCACACAGCGGCGCGGGCAACATGGTTTACCGGCCGGTGCTGGCCTTTTGCACCGACGAAGAGGGTGGCCGCTATCCCGGCATTCGCCATTTGGCCGAAACCACCCGACTGCCGGACGTGCTGCTTAACCTCAACGGCTCTGCCGAGCCGCGCATCTGGGCCGGGTGTGTTGGATCCTATGACATTACCGTCACGATAACTGGCCTTGCCAGCCATTCGGGCGAACCGCAGCGCGGCGTCAATGCCGCCGAGATCGCCTTGCCGGTAATGTTATCGCTCCAAGATCTCAAGTACGAGGTGGAGCTGCGCGAAACCGCCCTCCCCGCGCCTCCTTGGGTGGACGGGCCTCTACGGGCCCGGTTGAACATCACCGCAATCCATGCGGGCGACAAGGGGTCTGCCATTCCCGGAGCGTGCCAGTTCACTATCAATCGCCGCTATACCGCCGAAGAGGACGAGGCTGCAGTGCTGCAAGAAATCCGCGCCACCATCGCCGCGCAACTGGACACCAGCGCCGCGCTTGACTGGCAAATGCAGGTCACTGGGCACTTGCCGCCGGTGTCCGACCCGGATGGCTCCGCCACTGGTCGGTGGACGCGCGCCCGCGCCCGCGCCTTTGACCTGCCAGAGTCCGCCTTCACGCGCTACGGCTCGGGCACCTCGTCAGACTTTGGTTGGGTGCAAAAGGCCGGGTTGCGTCACATGCTGCTGGGCGGGCTTTCGAGGCCAGATCGCAACGTGCACGCCGCCGACGAATTCACCACGGTCCAGGACCTGTGCGAACTTTCCGACGCCATCGCATATTTTCTGGCCGATATTCCCTGA